One Streptomyces sp. L2 genomic window carries:
- a CDS encoding M20/M25/M40 family metallo-hydrolase: protein MTDTDTAKGVSGEDEVVDLCRELIRIDTSNYGDHSGPGERKAAEYVAEKLAEVGLDPEIYESRPGRASTVARIVGEDPSRPALLIHGHLDVVPANAGDWTHHPFSGEVTDGCVWGRGAVDMKDMDAMTLAVVRDRLRSGRRPPRDVVVAFLADEEAGGTYGARYLVDHHPELFEGVTEGISEVGGFSFTISEQRRLYMIQTAEKGMHWMKLTVAGTAGHGSMIHRDNAITELSEAVARVGRHEFPVRVTKTTRAFLDELGDALGIELDPDDMETTLTRLGGIAKLIGATLRNTANPTQLNAGYKVNVIPGEATAHIDGRFLPGHEEEFLADIDRLLGPHVRREDVHHDKALETTFDGPIVAAMQSALLAEDPTAKAIPYMLSGGTDAKSFDDLGIRGFGFAPLKLPPELDFAGMFHGVDERVPVDGLKFGVRVLDRFLDAS from the coding sequence GTGACCGACACGGACACGGCCAAGGGCGTCAGCGGCGAGGACGAGGTCGTCGACCTCTGCCGCGAGCTGATCCGCATCGACACCAGCAACTACGGCGACCACTCCGGGCCCGGCGAACGCAAGGCCGCCGAGTACGTCGCCGAGAAGCTCGCCGAGGTGGGGCTCGATCCCGAGATCTACGAGTCGCGCCCGGGACGCGCCTCGACCGTGGCCCGCATCGTCGGCGAGGACCCGTCCCGGCCCGCGCTGCTGATCCACGGCCACCTCGACGTCGTACCGGCCAACGCCGGCGACTGGACCCACCACCCCTTCTCCGGCGAGGTCACCGACGGGTGCGTGTGGGGGCGCGGCGCCGTCGACATGAAGGACATGGACGCCATGACCCTCGCCGTCGTCCGCGACCGGCTGCGCAGCGGGCGCCGGCCGCCCCGGGACGTCGTGGTCGCCTTCCTCGCCGACGAGGAGGCCGGCGGCACCTATGGCGCCCGGTACCTGGTCGACCACCACCCCGAGCTGTTCGAGGGCGTCACCGAGGGCATCAGCGAGGTCGGTGGCTTCTCCTTCACCATCAGCGAGCAGCGCCGGCTCTACATGATCCAGACGGCCGAGAAGGGCATGCACTGGATGAAGCTGACCGTGGCCGGGACCGCCGGCCACGGCTCCATGATCCACCGGGACAACGCCATCACCGAGCTGTCCGAGGCGGTCGCCCGGGTCGGCCGGCACGAGTTCCCGGTCCGGGTCACCAAGACCACCCGGGCCTTCCTCGACGAACTGGGCGACGCCCTCGGCATCGAGCTGGACCCCGACGACATGGAGACGACGCTCACCCGGCTGGGCGGCATCGCCAAGCTCATCGGCGCGACCCTGCGCAACACCGCCAACCCCACCCAGCTGAACGCCGGTTACAAGGTGAACGTCATCCCCGGCGAGGCCACCGCGCACATCGACGGACGGTTTCTGCCCGGCCACGAGGAGGAGTTCCTGGCCGACATCGACCGGCTCCTCGGCCCGCACGTCCGGCGCGAGGACGTGCACCACGACAAGGCCCTGGAGACCACCTTCGACGGGCCGATCGTCGCGGCCATGCAGTCCGCGCTGCTCGCCGAGGACCCCACCGCCAAGGCGATCCCCTACATGCTGTCCGGCGGCACCGACGCCAAGTCCTTCGACGACCTCGGCATCCGCGGCTTCGGCTTCGCCCCGCTGAAGCTGCCGCCCGAGCTGGACTTCGCCGGGATGTTCCACGGCGTCGACGAGCGGGTGCCGGTGGACGGCCTGAAGTTCGGCGTACGGGTGCTCGACCGGTTCCTCGACGCGTCGTGA
- a CDS encoding YchJ family metal-binding protein, producing the protein MTTRTPCPCGWPEPYDACCGRFHAGAAAPSAEALMRSRYCAFVKGDVGYLLRTWHPRTRPERLELDPRMRWTGLEVLDSTDGSAFHSTGTVTFRASYRGGSLHERSRFERVAGAWVYVDGEFLDA; encoded by the coding sequence ATGACCACGCGCACCCCCTGCCCCTGCGGATGGCCCGAGCCGTACGACGCCTGCTGCGGCCGTTTCCACGCGGGCGCGGCCGCGCCGAGCGCCGAGGCGCTGATGCGGTCGCGGTACTGCGCGTTCGTGAAGGGCGACGTGGGCTATCTGCTGCGCACCTGGCATCCGCGGACCCGGCCGGAGCGGCTGGAGCTGGACCCGCGGATGCGGTGGACGGGGCTGGAGGTGCTGGACAGCACCGACGGGTCTGCCTTCCACAGCACCGGGACCGTGACGTTCCGGGCCTCCTACCGGGGCGGTTCGCTGCACGAGCGGAGCCGGTTCGAGCGGGTGGCCGGGGCGTGGGTGTACGTCGACGGCGAGTTCCTCGACGCGTAG
- a CDS encoding DMT family transporter, with protein MSVLVLLFAVSAACCLGFGFVLQQNAAEKAPLGDFLSFRLLLDLVRVPRWLGGLGLMVGGMVLGALALAQGEISLVEPLLATNLLFALALSRHQTKQSIGRQGWAGLALLAGGVSAFIVAGQPRGGGTEADPLRHWLIVGAVVGTALVLTTYGKRSRLSWGPVLLSVAAGLLFGVQDAMTRVSGTLFARGGFEELFTGWQPYALVACAVVGLILVQSAFETAPLRMSLPALTAAEPLAGILCGVGFLGDRLHTDTGALAWEAAGLAGIVLGIVLLGLHPALPCGATVKAKAAKAGGTAEPAQIFQGP; from the coding sequence GTGTCCGTTCTGGTTCTCCTTTTCGCCGTGAGTGCCGCCTGCTGCCTGGGTTTCGGATTCGTCCTCCAGCAGAACGCCGCCGAGAAGGCGCCGCTCGGTGACTTCCTGTCCTTCCGGCTGCTGCTCGACCTGGTGCGGGTGCCGCGCTGGCTGGGCGGCCTCGGACTGATGGTGGGCGGCATGGTGCTGGGCGCGCTGGCGCTCGCGCAGGGTGAGATCTCGCTGGTCGAACCGCTGCTCGCGACCAATCTGCTGTTCGCCCTCGCCCTGTCCCGCCACCAGACGAAGCAGTCGATCGGCCGGCAGGGCTGGGCGGGGCTGGCGCTGCTCGCGGGCGGGGTGAGCGCGTTCATCGTGGCCGGGCAGCCGCGCGGCGGCGGCACCGAGGCGGACCCGCTGCGGCACTGGCTGATCGTGGGCGCGGTGGTCGGCACGGCACTGGTGCTCACGACGTACGGCAAGCGGTCCCGGCTCAGCTGGGGTCCGGTGCTGCTGTCGGTGGCCGCCGGTCTGCTGTTCGGCGTGCAGGACGCGATGACCCGGGTGAGCGGCACGCTGTTCGCGCGGGGCGGCTTCGAGGAGTTGTTCACCGGCTGGCAGCCGTACGCGCTGGTGGCGTGCGCCGTCGTCGGCCTGATACTGGTGCAGAGCGCCTTCGAGACGGCCCCGCTGCGGATGTCACTCCCCGCGCTGACGGCCGCGGAGCCGCTCGCCGGCATCCTGTGCGGCGTGGGCTTCCTCGGCGACCGGCTGCACACCGACACCGGGGCCCTGGCCTGGGAGGCCGCGGGGCTGGCCGGGATCGTCCTGGGCATCGTGCTGCTGGGGCTGCACCCGGCGCTGCCGTGCGGCGCGACGGTGAAGGCGAAGGCCGCGAAGGCGGGCGGCACCGCCGAGCCGGCCCAGATCTTCCAGGGACCCTGA
- a CDS encoding molybdopterin-dependent oxidoreductase has protein sequence MNPERTEASEPSDAHGRSSDAHGRPIGRRVFLGTLGLGALGVAAAPALQRGLEGFLGSVSGKDPTGLTGLLPNGGGFRYYSVAASVPNKGPNDYRLTVDGLVDHPRTYTLADLRGLPQTRLVKDVQCVTGWRVPGTPFEGVRLSDLLDASGVRSAGKAIRFTCFDGTYSESLTLDQARRPDVLVALRMQDKDIGHDHGGPVRLYVAPMYFYKSAKWLSGITVTDHVRPGYWEHLGYDVDAWVGRSNGRSDDPTS, from the coding sequence GTGAACCCTGAACGAACCGAGGCGTCCGAGCCGTCCGACGCGCACGGCAGGTCGTCCGACGCGCACGGCAGGCCCATCGGCCGCCGCGTCTTCCTCGGCACCCTCGGACTGGGCGCCCTCGGGGTCGCCGCCGCGCCCGCCCTGCAACGCGGCCTGGAGGGCTTCCTCGGCAGCGTCTCCGGCAAGGACCCCACGGGCCTGACCGGGCTGCTGCCCAACGGCGGCGGCTTCCGCTACTACTCCGTCGCCGCGTCCGTCCCGAACAAGGGCCCGAACGACTACCGGCTCACCGTCGACGGACTCGTCGACCACCCGCGCACCTACACCCTCGCCGACCTGCGCGGCCTGCCCCAGACCCGGCTCGTCAAGGACGTCCAGTGCGTCACCGGCTGGCGGGTCCCGGGCACCCCCTTCGAGGGCGTACGGCTCTCCGACCTGCTCGACGCGTCCGGCGTCCGGTCCGCCGGCAAGGCGATCCGCTTCACCTGCTTCGACGGCACCTACAGCGAAAGCCTCACCCTCGACCAGGCCCGCCGCCCCGACGTCCTCGTCGCCCTGCGCATGCAGGACAAGGACATCGGCCACGACCACGGCGGCCCCGTCCGCCTCTACGTCGCCCCCATGTACTTCTACAAAAGCGCCAAATGGCTCTCCGGCATCACCGTCACCGACCACGTCCGGCCCGGCTACTGGGAGCACCTCGGCTACGACGTCGACGCCTGGGTCGGCCGCTCGAACGGACGCAGCGATGACCCTACGAGCTGA
- a CDS encoding L-idonate 5-dehydrogenase — translation MPACVAHGAGDLRVEELPAPLPGPGQALVAVRYGGVCGSDLHYWRHGGVGDFRLREPMVLGHEVVGTVVSYGRGATGPAPGTAVAVHPATPCGRCPECADGRANVCRDTRYLGSASRFPHVQGGFAGQVVVPAGQVRPLPEGLGLRRAALAEPLAVALHSVRRAGDVAGRHVLVTGAGPIGCLVVAAARAAGAGRVTVTDLLPEALGYAAVAGADTLVRADGPADAGWPAEVDVAVEASGAAAGLDTCLRLVRRGGVVVQLGMLPPGRSPFPGNLVVSREIELRGAFRFDSEFEEALALLAARGEFDGLISAVVPVREAEGAFALAADRGRACKVLLEFGGG, via the coding sequence GTGCCGGCCTGTGTCGCCCACGGGGCGGGCGATCTGCGGGTGGAGGAGCTGCCGGCTCCCCTGCCCGGACCCGGACAGGCGCTGGTGGCCGTGCGGTACGGCGGTGTGTGCGGGTCGGACCTGCACTACTGGCGGCACGGCGGCGTCGGCGACTTCCGGCTGCGCGAACCGATGGTCCTGGGCCACGAGGTGGTGGGCACGGTGGTCTCCTACGGCCGTGGCGCCACCGGTCCGGCGCCCGGTACGGCCGTCGCCGTGCACCCGGCCACCCCGTGCGGCCGCTGCCCGGAGTGCGCCGACGGACGGGCGAACGTCTGCCGGGACACCCGCTACCTCGGCAGCGCGTCCCGCTTCCCGCACGTCCAGGGCGGCTTCGCCGGGCAGGTGGTCGTGCCGGCGGGCCAGGTGAGGCCGCTGCCCGAGGGGCTCGGCCTGCGGCGGGCCGCGCTGGCCGAGCCCCTGGCGGTGGCGCTGCACTCGGTGCGGCGCGCCGGGGACGTGGCCGGGAGGCATGTGCTGGTGACCGGGGCCGGGCCGATCGGCTGCCTGGTCGTCGCGGCGGCGCGGGCGGCGGGCGCGGGCCGGGTCACGGTGACGGACCTCCTGCCCGAGGCGCTCGGCTACGCGGCGGTCGCCGGGGCGGACACGCTCGTCCGGGCCGACGGTCCGGCGGACGCGGGATGGCCGGCGGAGGTCGACGTGGCGGTCGAGGCGTCCGGGGCCGCGGCCGGGCTGGACACGTGTCTACGGCTCGTACGGCGCGGGGGTGTGGTCGTGCAGCTCGGGATGCTGCCGCCCGGGCGGTCACCGTTCCCCGGGAACCTGGTGGTGAGCCGGGAGATCGAGCTGCGCGGGGCGTTCCGCTTCGACTCCGAGTTCGAGGAGGCGTTGGCGCTGCTGGCGGCGCGGGGCGAGTTCGACGGGCTGATCAGCGCGGTGGTTCCGGTGCGGGAGGCCGAGGGGGCGTTCGCGCTGGCCGCTGACCGGGGGCGGGCTTGCAAGGTGTTGCTGGAGTTCGGGGGTGGGTGA
- a CDS encoding SDR family oxidoreductase, which translates to MTAHPLFDISGRTALVTGSSRGIGLALARGLAEAGCTVVLNGRDPERLAKAAGDLPGDVRTAVFDVTDGASVAAGIAGVEERGGPLDILVNNAGTQLRAPLLEFTDGDWHRILDTNLTGAFLVGREAARGMTERGHGKIVNVCSLQSEVVRPGIAPYAAAKGALKMLTKGMCADWGPYGVQVNGLGPGYIETELTAPLVADEEFSAWVRRRTPAGRWGRTADLVGGLLFLASPAADFVGGQVLYVDGGMTSVL; encoded by the coding sequence ATGACGGCTCACCCGCTCTTCGACATCAGCGGCCGGACGGCCCTGGTGACCGGCTCCAGTCGCGGCATCGGACTGGCCCTGGCCCGGGGTCTGGCCGAGGCCGGCTGCACGGTGGTGCTCAACGGGCGCGATCCCGAACGGCTGGCGAAGGCCGCCGGGGACCTCCCCGGTGACGTCCGCACGGCGGTGTTCGACGTGACCGACGGCGCCTCGGTGGCCGCCGGGATCGCCGGTGTCGAGGAGCGGGGGGGTCCGCTCGACATCCTCGTCAACAACGCGGGCACGCAACTGCGGGCGCCGCTGCTGGAGTTCACCGACGGCGACTGGCACCGCATCCTGGACACCAACCTCACCGGCGCGTTCCTCGTCGGCCGCGAGGCAGCCCGCGGGATGACGGAGCGCGGCCACGGCAAGATCGTCAACGTCTGCTCGCTGCAGAGCGAGGTGGTGCGGCCGGGCATCGCGCCGTACGCGGCGGCCAAGGGCGCGCTGAAGATGCTCACCAAGGGCATGTGCGCGGACTGGGGGCCGTACGGCGTCCAGGTCAACGGGCTGGGGCCCGGCTACATCGAGACCGAGCTGACCGCCCCGCTGGTCGCGGACGAGGAGTTCAGCGCCTGGGTGCGGCGGCGCACCCCGGCGGGCCGCTGGGGTCGTACGGCGGACCTGGTGGGCGGACTGCTGTTCCTCGCCTCACCGGCGGCGGACTTCGTCGGCGGGCAGGTGCTGTACGTCGACGGCGGCATGACGAGCGTGCTGTGA
- a CDS encoding cytochrome b/b6 domain-containing protein, which translates to MTLRADTPAPPSARVQRFSRAERWVHRTTAALMGVCVITAACLYIPQLAVLVGRRELVVRIHECAGVALPVPVLLGLASRAFRADLRFLNRFGPHDRLWLRAALLRDRRHSSRPAGKFNAGQKIYAAWIAGATLVMLGTGLMMWFTHLTPLMWRTSATFVHDWLALTIGVVLAGHIGMALGDPEARRGLRTGKVTREWARREHRLWRP; encoded by the coding sequence ATGACCCTACGAGCTGACACACCGGCCCCGCCGAGCGCCCGCGTCCAGCGCTTCAGCCGGGCCGAGCGGTGGGTGCACCGGACGACGGCCGCGCTCATGGGCGTCTGCGTGATCACCGCGGCCTGCCTCTACATCCCGCAGCTCGCCGTCCTCGTCGGCCGCCGGGAACTGGTCGTCCGCATCCACGAGTGCGCCGGTGTCGCCCTGCCGGTGCCGGTGCTGCTCGGCCTCGCCTCCCGCGCCTTCCGCGCCGACCTGCGCTTCCTCAACCGGTTCGGCCCGCACGACCGCCTGTGGCTGCGGGCCGCCCTGCTGCGCGACCGGCGGCACAGCTCCCGCCCGGCGGGCAAGTTCAACGCCGGCCAGAAGATCTACGCCGCCTGGATCGCCGGCGCCACCCTCGTCATGCTCGGCACGGGCCTGATGATGTGGTTCACCCACCTCACCCCCCTGATGTGGCGTACCTCCGCCACCTTCGTGCACGACTGGCTGGCCCTCACGATCGGCGTGGTCCTGGCCGGCCACATCGGCATGGCCCTGGGCGACCCGGAAGCCCGCCGAGGCCTCCGCACGGGTAAGGTCACCAGGGAATGGGCCCGCCGAGAACACCGACTCTGGCGCCCGTGA
- a CDS encoding gluconate:H+ symporter, with translation MTRLSVEMLAADAPPPITSAGHAQLGIAALVGIAVIVVLITKYKLHAFLSLTIGSLVLGAVAGAPLDKAITSFTTGLGGTVAGVGVLIALGAILGKLLADSGGADQIVDTILAKAGGRAMPWAMVLIASVVGLPLFFEVGIVLLIPVVLMVAKRGNYSLMRIGVPALAGLSVMHGLIPPHPGPLVAIDAVKANLGVTLALGLLVAIPTVIIAGPLFSKVAARWVDVPAPDRMVPQRPSEELERRPGFGATLATVLLPVVLMLAKALVDIVVDDPANMTQRVFDVVGSPLIALLAAVIVGIFTLGRPAGFSKGRIQETVEKGLMPIAGILLIVGAGGGFKQTLIDCGVGQMILDISKDWSIPALLLAWLVAVVIRLATGSATVATVSAAGLLAPLAADMSTTHAALLVLAIGAGSLFFSHVNDAGFWLVKEYFGLSVGQTIKTWSVMETIISVVAGGLVLLLSLII, from the coding sequence GTGACCAGACTCAGCGTCGAGATGCTGGCAGCGGACGCGCCTCCGCCGATCACCTCCGCCGGCCACGCCCAGCTCGGCATCGCCGCGCTGGTGGGCATCGCCGTCATCGTCGTGCTCATCACCAAGTACAAGCTGCACGCCTTCCTGTCCCTGACCATCGGTTCGCTGGTGCTCGGCGCGGTCGCCGGCGCGCCGCTGGACAAGGCCATCACCAGCTTCACCACCGGGCTCGGCGGCACCGTCGCCGGCGTGGGTGTCCTGATCGCGCTCGGGGCGATCCTGGGCAAGCTCCTCGCCGACTCCGGCGGCGCCGACCAGATCGTCGACACGATCCTCGCGAAGGCCGGCGGCCGGGCGATGCCGTGGGCGATGGTGCTGATCGCCTCCGTGGTCGGTCTTCCGCTGTTCTTCGAGGTCGGCATCGTGCTGCTGATCCCGGTCGTGCTCATGGTCGCCAAGCGCGGCAACTACTCCCTGATGCGCATCGGCGTCCCGGCGCTGGCCGGTCTGTCCGTGATGCACGGCCTGATCCCGCCGCACCCCGGCCCGCTCGTCGCGATCGACGCGGTCAAGGCCAACCTGGGCGTGACGCTGGCGCTGGGCCTCCTGGTCGCGATACCCACGGTGATCATCGCCGGACCGCTGTTCTCGAAGGTCGCGGCCCGCTGGGTGGACGTGCCCGCGCCCGACCGCATGGTTCCGCAGCGGCCCTCGGAGGAGCTGGAGCGCCGTCCCGGCTTCGGCGCCACGCTGGCGACCGTGCTGCTGCCGGTGGTGCTGATGCTGGCCAAGGCGCTGGTGGACATCGTCGTCGACGACCCCGCGAACATGACGCAGCGCGTCTTCGACGTGGTCGGCTCCCCCCTGATCGCACTGCTCGCCGCCGTGATCGTCGGCATCTTCACGCTGGGCCGGCCCGCCGGGTTCAGCAAGGGCCGGATCCAGGAGACCGTCGAGAAGGGCCTGATGCCGATCGCCGGGATCCTGCTGATCGTGGGCGCGGGCGGCGGCTTCAAGCAGACCCTGATCGACTGCGGTGTCGGCCAGATGATCCTGGACATCTCCAAGGACTGGTCGATCCCGGCGCTGCTGCTTGCCTGGCTGGTCGCGGTGGTGATCCGGCTGGCGACCGGTTCGGCGACGGTGGCGACGGTCTCGGCCGCCGGTCTGCTCGCGCCGCTCGCCGCGGACATGTCCACCACGCACGCGGCCCTGCTGGTCCTCGCGATCGGCGCCGGCTCGCTGTTCTTCAGCCACGTCAACGACGCCGGCTTCTGGCTGGTGAAGGAGTACTTCGGGCTGAGCGTCGGGCAGACCATCAAGACCTGGTCGGTCATGGAGACGATCATCTCGGTGGTGGCCGGCGGTCTCGTCCTGCTCCTCTCGCTGATCATCTAG
- the chpH gene encoding chaplin ChpH: MIKKVVAAAAATGGLVLAGAGLAVADAGAQGAAVHSPGVLSGNVVQVPVHVPVNVCGNTVNVIGLLNPAFGNTCVND, translated from the coding sequence ATGATCAAGAAGGTCGTCGCTGCTGCGGCTGCCACTGGTGGTCTGGTTCTCGCCGGTGCGGGCCTGGCCGTCGCCGACGCGGGTGCCCAGGGTGCCGCCGTGCACTCGCCGGGTGTCCTTTCCGGCAACGTCGTCCAGGTGCCGGTTCACGTCCCCGTGAACGTCTGCGGCAACACGGTCAACGTGATCGGGCTCCTGAACCCCGCCTTCGGCAACACCTGCGTCAACGACTGA
- a CDS encoding gluconokinase yields MRTPHVVVVMGVAGTGKTTIGPLLAARLGVPYAEGDDFHPQANIDKMSAGVPLDDADRWPWLDAIGAWAHGRAGLGGVVSSSALKRAYRDRLRAAAPGVVFVHLTGDRKLIEDRMSLRRGHFMPTALLDSQFATLQPLQADEAGVAVDVDGGPEEITERAVRALDALPDITE; encoded by the coding sequence ATGCGTACCCCCCACGTCGTCGTCGTGATGGGCGTCGCCGGAACGGGCAAGACCACGATCGGTCCCCTGCTCGCCGCCCGGCTGGGCGTCCCGTACGCCGAGGGCGACGACTTCCACCCGCAGGCCAACATCGACAAGATGTCGGCCGGCGTCCCGCTCGACGACGCCGACCGGTGGCCGTGGCTGGACGCCATCGGCGCCTGGGCGCACGGGCGGGCGGGACTCGGTGGGGTGGTCAGCAGTTCGGCGCTGAAGCGGGCGTACCGCGACCGGCTCCGCGCCGCCGCTCCCGGCGTGGTGTTCGTGCACCTGACGGGCGACCGGAAGCTCATCGAGGACCGGATGTCGCTGCGGCGGGGTCACTTCATGCCGACCGCGCTGCTGGACTCCCAGTTCGCCACGCTCCAGCCCCTCCAGGCGGACGAGGCGGGCGTGGCCGTGGACGTCGACGGCGGCCCCGAGGAGATCACCGAGCGTGCCGTCAGGGCGCTCGACGCGCTTCCCGACATCACCGAGTAG
- a CDS encoding DUF5703 family protein: MPEYEFVDVYVPRGVSRKDATRLLTDHAEYGHWELDRLSLLRDGSRRVRLRRRIIRQVRATW, translated from the coding sequence ATGCCGGAATACGAATTTGTCGACGTGTACGTGCCGCGCGGGGTGTCCCGCAAGGATGCGACGCGTCTGCTGACGGACCATGCCGAGTACGGACACTGGGAGTTGGACCGACTGAGCCTGCTGCGCGACGGCAGCCGCAGGGTGCGGTTGCGCCGGCGCATCATCCGCCAGGTGCGGGCCACGTGGTGA
- a CDS encoding chaplin family protein, which translates to MRQGTRKGLMTVAAATGVIAAASGYAHADASAAGSAAGSPGVLSGNTVQAPVHVPVNVCGNTVNVVGLLNPAMGNSCANHGGASGGGHHRGSGGSHAGGHTAGSPGVGSGNTVQVPVDVPVNVCGNSVNVIGLGNAVTGNDCANGGSGHGNPGTPGHPGHPGHPGHPCPPDHPGHPGTPGHPGHPGNPGTPGKPGHPGTPGNPGTPGHPGTPNTPPSTSGHTPHTSTQVRQQGGDSGQSLSGAQLAHTGSDVPMGLALPVGAGALLAGAVLYRKARAAA; encoded by the coding sequence ATGCGACAGGGCACCCGCAAGGGCCTGATGACCGTGGCCGCCGCCACCGGCGTGATCGCCGCCGCGAGCGGCTACGCGCACGCCGACGCGAGCGCGGCCGGCTCAGCAGCCGGCTCGCCCGGCGTACTGTCCGGCAACACCGTGCAGGCGCCGGTGCACGTGCCGGTCAACGTCTGCGGCAACACCGTGAACGTCGTCGGTCTGCTGAACCCGGCGATGGGCAACAGCTGCGCCAACCACGGCGGGGCCTCCGGGGGAGGGCACCACCGCGGCTCCGGCGGCTCGCACGCGGGCGGGCACACCGCCGGCTCGCCGGGCGTCGGCTCTGGAAACACCGTGCAGGTACCGGTCGACGTGCCGGTCAACGTGTGCGGCAACAGCGTCAACGTGATCGGCCTGGGCAACGCCGTCACCGGCAACGACTGCGCGAACGGCGGCAGCGGCCACGGCAACCCGGGGACACCGGGGCACCCGGGGCACCCTGGTCACCCGGGGCACCCGTGTCCGCCTGACCACCCGGGCCACCCGGGTACGCCTGGTCACCCCGGGCATCCCGGGAACCCGGGGACGCCGGGCAAGCCCGGGCACCCCGGTACGCCGGGGAATCCAGGTACGCCCGGACACCCGGGCACGCCGAACACCCCGCCCAGCACGAGCGGGCACACACCGCACACCTCCACGCAGGTCCGGCAGCAGGGCGGCGATTCCGGCCAGTCCCTGAGCGGCGCCCAGCTCGCGCACACCGGCAGCGACGTGCCGATGGGTCTCGCGCTGCCGGTCGGCGCGGGTGCGCTGCTCGCCGGCGCGGTGTTGTACCGCAAGGCCAGGGCCGCGGCGTGA
- a CDS encoding FadR/GntR family transcriptional regulator: protein MTTPGRGLHGHVLDSLGPAITAGEYPPGSVLRTDELAQRFEVSRSVMREAVRVLESMHLVESRRRVGVTVRPKCEWNVYDPQVIRWRLAGADRPHQLRSLTVLRSAVEPVAAGLAARHATSEQCAELTACALGMVANSRGHRLEEYLVHDMAFHRVVLIASGNEMFARLGDVVAEVLAGRTHHEVMFEDPDPAAVTLHVQVAEAVRAGDSARAEELTRQITVGALHELDILAP, encoded by the coding sequence ATGACCACACCGGGCCGGGGGCTGCACGGCCACGTTCTCGACTCCCTCGGCCCCGCGATCACCGCGGGCGAGTACCCGCCGGGCAGCGTCCTGCGCACCGACGAGCTCGCCCAGCGTTTCGAGGTCTCACGCTCCGTGATGCGCGAGGCGGTCCGCGTCCTCGAATCCATGCACCTCGTCGAGTCCCGGCGCCGGGTGGGCGTGACCGTCCGCCCCAAGTGCGAGTGGAACGTCTACGACCCGCAGGTCATCCGCTGGCGCCTGGCCGGCGCCGACCGCCCGCACCAGCTCCGCTCGCTCACCGTGCTCCGCTCGGCCGTCGAACCCGTCGCCGCCGGCCTCGCCGCCCGGCACGCCACCTCCGAGCAGTGCGCCGAACTCACCGCGTGCGCGCTCGGCATGGTGGCCAACTCACGCGGCCACCGGCTGGAGGAGTACCTGGTCCACGACATGGCCTTCCACCGCGTGGTCCTCATCGCCTCCGGCAACGAGATGTTCGCCCGCCTCGGCGACGTCGTCGCCGAGGTCCTGGCCGGCCGCACCCACCACGAGGTCATGTTCGAGGACCCCGACCCGGCCGCCGTCACCCTGCACGTCCAGGTCGCCGAGGCGGTCCGGGCCGGCGACTCCGCCCGCGCCGAGGAACTGACCCGCCAGATCACCGTCGGCGCCCTCCACGAACTGGACATCCTGGCGCCCTGA